The following proteins are co-located in the Gossypium hirsutum isolate 1008001.06 chromosome A02, Gossypium_hirsutum_v2.1, whole genome shotgun sequence genome:
- the LOC107951453 gene encoding putative DUF21 domain-containing protein At3g13070, chloroplastic, which yields MVLVKRGILVAMVCGVLVFGCKRVFAVDGVANAGYGVIGQCILLLRNAWPKAFMILKVFKEQGLVLTALLGLSAFFSMAETAITTLWPWKQLLQEEGWRL from the exons ATGGTTTTGGTGAAAAGGGGTATTTTGGTGGCAATGGTTTGTGGTGTATTGGTGTTTGGATGCAAAAGAGTTTTTGCTGTAGATGGAGTGGCTAATGCTGGTTATGGAGTTATTGGGCAGTGCATATTGTTGTTGAGGAATGCTTGGCCTAAGGCATTTATGATTCTTAAAGTGTTTAAGGAACAAGGTTTGGTTTTGACAGCTCTTTTGGGTCTTTCAGCTTTCTTCTCCATGGCAGAGACTGCTATAACTACATTATGGCCTTGGAAG CAATTGCTGCAAGAGGAGGGATGGAGACTTTGA